The proteins below are encoded in one region of Candidatus Palauibacter australiensis:
- a CDS encoding DNA translocase FtsK, with product MVDERQRREVLGVALIVLGLLVAFALLSPAFAGGSNWIGPAGELLHDNLERAVGVLSPLLAIPAFMWGLHFLGWGDPTRALRWSILTVVLLAVLPSLYRLIAGPGPGAGGDIGWLGATAGDGLAQVFGRLGGVLLAAGVLLLTLFVTMRWSLTGAVTAGGRSLVRGVAAAGGAVLGLGRSFAGAARPSRLPRSPAKPDPPSEVKAKASAGRGRATKKRTPAKPASAPPEPDPAPEDETPPIPELEEAGDPGSSVVPPLRLFDAPVGQGSGLGVRDLDRLGEILIEKLATFRVAGEIGGWTTGPVVTQFEVVPAPGVKVGQISARADDIALALKAPSVRIVAPIPGKGAVGVEVPNPASEMVLVREILESPSYRRGRQTLPLALGRDLSGKPTCADLTRMPHLLIAGQTGSGKSVCINALITSLVCRYTPAELRLLMVDPKMVELSVYGDLPHLRHPVITDNEEAASVLKWAVYEMKRRFGLLSANGCRNVGEFNGRIARGREVFLPKRGVMDEPALYDEGPLPYIVLIIDELADLMMTVQSEVETPLAMLSQKARAVGIHLVLATQRPSVNVLTGLIKANIPSRIAFRVASKIDSRTILDQNGAESLLGNGDMLFLPPGESDPVRIQGAYISSEETERLLDWYREQAEARAEAERAEEEAASERDILDLLKELEEEEGGSGVSDEGAEDRDPLFRQAAEIVISHAAGSTSLLQRRLKIGYGRAARIVDQLHAAGIVGPADGSKPREVLATLADLDGGDGDEP from the coding sequence ATGGTGGATGAACGGCAACGGCGCGAGGTGCTGGGCGTCGCGCTGATCGTGCTCGGCCTCCTGGTGGCGTTCGCGCTGCTCTCTCCCGCATTCGCCGGCGGGTCCAACTGGATCGGCCCGGCCGGGGAACTGCTTCACGACAACCTCGAGCGGGCCGTTGGCGTCCTTTCGCCCCTCCTTGCGATTCCGGCGTTCATGTGGGGCCTGCATTTCCTCGGATGGGGCGATCCGACCCGGGCCCTCCGCTGGTCCATCCTCACAGTGGTGCTGCTCGCGGTCCTCCCGTCGCTTTACCGGCTCATCGCGGGACCGGGACCCGGGGCCGGGGGCGATATCGGCTGGCTGGGCGCGACCGCGGGGGACGGCCTCGCACAGGTGTTCGGCCGCCTGGGCGGCGTCCTCCTCGCCGCGGGCGTCCTCCTGCTCACGCTGTTCGTCACCATGAGGTGGTCCCTGACCGGCGCCGTGACGGCGGGGGGGCGCTCGCTCGTCCGCGGAGTCGCGGCCGCCGGCGGCGCCGTCCTCGGACTCGGCCGCTCCTTCGCCGGCGCCGCGCGGCCCTCGCGTCTTCCGCGGTCTCCGGCAAAGCCCGATCCGCCGAGCGAAGTGAAGGCAAAGGCGTCGGCCGGACGGGGCCGGGCCACGAAGAAGCGGACACCCGCGAAACCGGCGAGCGCGCCACCCGAGCCGGACCCGGCGCCGGAGGACGAGACACCGCCCATCCCGGAACTCGAGGAAGCCGGCGACCCCGGTTCCTCGGTGGTTCCGCCCCTTCGACTCTTCGACGCGCCGGTAGGGCAGGGCAGCGGCCTCGGCGTGCGCGATCTCGACCGCCTCGGCGAGATCCTCATCGAGAAGCTCGCGACCTTCCGCGTGGCCGGCGAGATCGGCGGCTGGACCACCGGCCCCGTCGTGACGCAGTTCGAGGTCGTCCCGGCGCCGGGCGTGAAGGTGGGACAGATCTCCGCGCGCGCGGACGACATCGCGCTCGCCCTCAAGGCGCCGTCGGTCCGGATCGTGGCGCCGATCCCCGGCAAGGGCGCCGTCGGCGTCGAGGTGCCCAACCCCGCTTCGGAGATGGTGCTCGTGCGCGAGATCCTTGAGAGCCCGTCGTATCGCCGGGGACGCCAGACGCTCCCGCTCGCGCTCGGCCGCGACCTCTCCGGCAAGCCGACGTGCGCGGACCTGACCCGGATGCCGCACCTCCTCATCGCGGGCCAGACCGGGTCCGGGAAATCGGTGTGCATCAACGCCCTCATCACGAGCCTGGTGTGCCGCTACACGCCGGCCGAACTCCGCCTCCTGATGGTGGATCCCAAGATGGTGGAGTTGTCCGTCTACGGAGATCTCCCGCACCTCCGCCATCCCGTCATCACGGACAACGAAGAGGCCGCCTCCGTCCTCAAGTGGGCGGTGTACGAGATGAAGCGCCGTTTCGGACTGCTCTCGGCGAACGGATGCCGGAACGTCGGGGAGTTCAACGGCCGGATCGCGCGCGGTCGCGAGGTCTTCCTCCCGAAGCGCGGCGTCATGGATGAGCCGGCGCTCTACGATGAGGGTCCGTTGCCCTACATCGTCCTCATCATCGACGAACTGGCGGACCTCATGATGACGGTACAGTCGGAGGTGGAGACGCCGCTCGCCATGCTGTCCCAGAAGGCGCGGGCGGTAGGAATCCACCTCGTGCTGGCCACGCAACGCCCCTCGGTCAACGTCCTCACCGGCCTCATCAAGGCGAACATCCCGAGCCGAATCGCGTTCCGGGTCGCGTCGAAGATCGACAGCCGCACGATCCTCGACCAGAACGGCGCGGAGAGCCTGCTCGGGAACGGGGACATGCTCTTCCTGCCGCCCGGCGAGTCCGATCCTGTCCGCATCCAGGGCGCCTACATCTCGTCCGAGGAGACGGAACGCCTTCTCGACTGGTATCGGGAGCAGGCGGAGGCGCGTGCCGAGGCCGAGAGGGCCGAGGAGGAGGCCGCTTCGGAGCGCGACATCCTCGACCTGTTGAAGGAACTGGAAGAGGAAGAGGGAGGATCGGGCGTCTCGGACGAAGGTGCCGAGGATCGCGACCCGCTGTTCCGGCAGGCTGCCGAGATCGTGATCTCCCACGCCGCGGGTTCGACGAGCCTGCTCCAGCGCCGGCTCAAGATCGGGTACGGACGCGCGGCGCGTATCGTCGACCAGTTGCACGCGGCCGGGATCGTGGGACCCGCGGACGGATCCAAGCCGCGGGAGGTGCTCGCG
- the accC gene encoding acetyl-CoA carboxylase biotin carboxylase subunit, giving the protein MFRKILIANRGEIALRILRACRELDIRTVAVYSEADHDSLHVRFSDEDICIGPPVGRESYLNIPQILAAAEITGADAIHPGYGFLAENAEFAEICERSGLVFIGPTPEQIRRMGDKAEARKTMTAAGVPVVPGSPEPLDDEAEALEEARRIGFPVMIKAAAGGGGKGMRAATEEAEFRSLFAMARNEAEANFGDPTVYLEKLIERPRHVEIQIVGDRHGRVLHLGERDCSSQRRHQKLVEEAPSPAVTPELREAMGAAAILGAKAIGYQSTGTVEFLLAPDGEFYFMEMNTRIQVEHPVTELVTSVDLIKEQIRIAAGEKLAIPHPIEFQGHAIECRINAEDPEQGFRPSPGTVTAFHAPGGPGVRVDTHIYGGYVVPPFYDSLLAKLIVWGRTRDEARIRAYHALEEFILEGVHTTVPFLRKVLAHPDFVSGNIDTGFVERFLTRP; this is encoded by the coding sequence ATGTTCCGCAAGATCCTGATCGCCAACCGTGGCGAGATCGCGCTCCGCATCCTGCGCGCGTGCCGTGAACTCGATATCCGGACGGTAGCCGTGTACTCGGAGGCCGACCACGACTCGCTCCACGTCCGCTTTTCCGACGAGGACATCTGTATCGGGCCGCCGGTGGGCCGCGAGAGCTATCTGAATATCCCGCAGATCCTCGCGGCGGCCGAGATCACCGGCGCCGACGCCATCCACCCAGGCTACGGCTTCCTGGCGGAGAACGCCGAGTTCGCCGAGATCTGCGAACGGAGCGGTCTCGTGTTCATCGGGCCCACCCCCGAACAGATCCGCCGCATGGGAGACAAGGCGGAGGCGCGAAAGACGATGACCGCCGCGGGCGTCCCCGTCGTCCCGGGCTCGCCGGAGCCGCTCGATGACGAGGCGGAGGCGTTGGAGGAAGCCCGCCGCATCGGGTTCCCCGTCATGATCAAGGCGGCCGCCGGCGGCGGAGGGAAGGGCATGCGGGCCGCCACCGAGGAAGCGGAGTTCAGGAGCCTCTTCGCCATGGCGAGGAACGAGGCCGAGGCCAACTTCGGCGACCCGACCGTGTATCTTGAGAAACTCATCGAGCGGCCCCGTCACGTGGAGATCCAGATCGTCGGCGACCGCCACGGGCGCGTGCTGCACCTCGGGGAACGCGACTGCTCGAGCCAGCGGCGGCACCAGAAGCTCGTCGAGGAAGCGCCGAGTCCGGCCGTCACGCCGGAGCTTCGCGAGGCGATGGGGGCCGCGGCCATCCTGGGGGCGAAGGCGATCGGATATCAGAGCACGGGGACGGTGGAGTTCCTCCTCGCGCCGGACGGCGAGTTCTATTTCATGGAGATGAACACGCGGATCCAGGTCGAGCACCCCGTGACCGAACTCGTGACTTCGGTCGACCTCATCAAGGAACAGATCCGGATCGCGGCGGGCGAGAAGTTGGCCATCCCCCACCCCATCGAATTCCAGGGGCACGCGATCGAGTGCCGGATCAACGCGGAGGATCCCGAGCAGGGCTTCCGTCCGTCGCCCGGCACCGTCACGGCGTTCCACGCGCCGGGGGGTCCCGGCGTGCGCGTGGACACGCACATCTACGGCGGCTACGTCGTCCCTCCGTTCTACGACTCGCTGCTGGCCAAGCTCATCGTCTGGGGCCGGACGCGGGATGAAGCCCGGATCCGCGCCTACCATGCCCTCGAGGAGTTCATCCTCGAAGGCGTTCATACGACGGTTCCCTTCCTCCGCAAGGTGCTTGCCCATCCCGATTTCGTCTCGGGGAACATCGACACGGGGTTCGTCGAGCGGTTCCTGACCCGCCCGTGA
- the accB gene encoding acetyl-CoA carboxylase biotin carboxyl carrier protein has translation MDLDWLKGLIELVEDSGVDGLDVELVGSDTGDPTRVRIRKSPRIAAAATVPAAPVGGVEVAQAPAPAPASPLAETAPAAGLFEVLSPMVGTFYRAPAADADPFVSVGDRVEAGQTLCILEAMKLMNELQSDVAGVVQEIAVENAEPVEYGALLFRIEPD, from the coding sequence ATGGATTTGGACTGGCTGAAGGGACTCATCGAGTTGGTCGAGGACTCCGGCGTGGACGGCCTCGACGTCGAGCTTGTGGGCTCGGACACGGGAGACCCGACCCGGGTCAGGATCCGGAAATCCCCGCGCATCGCGGCCGCGGCGACCGTGCCCGCAGCCCCTGTCGGCGGCGTGGAGGTCGCGCAGGCTCCGGCTCCCGCGCCCGCCTCCCCGCTGGCGGAGACGGCGCCCGCGGCGGGGCTGTTCGAGGTGCTCTCGCCCATGGTCGGCACCTTCTACCGGGCGCCGGCGGCAGACGCCGACCCCTTCGTGTCCGTGGGGGACCGGGTGGAGGCCGGCCAGACGCTCTGCATCCTCGAGGCGATGAAGCTCATGAACGAGCTTCAATCGGACGTCGCGGGCGTCGTGCAGGAGATCGCGGTCGAGAACGCCGAGCCGGTGGAGTACGGCGCGCTGCTCTTCCGTATCGAGCCCGACTGA
- the efp gene encoding elongation factor P, with protein MADTSDFRRGMVIELNGTLYSITYFQHVKPGKGGAFVRTKLKDVMEGGVVDKTFRAGEKVREVRLERRPVQYTYTDGHLHYFMNMETFEQIPMSEDQIGEDQLQYLEENMECQSLTRDGVVLAIELPQFVELEIVETDPGVRGDTAQGGTKPARLAAGAVIQVPLFVENGDVVRVDRTENKYITRVT; from the coding sequence ATGGCAGATACTTCGGATTTTCGTCGAGGGATGGTGATCGAGCTCAACGGCACCCTCTACTCGATCACCTACTTTCAGCACGTCAAGCCGGGGAAGGGTGGGGCCTTCGTCCGTACGAAGTTGAAGGACGTGATGGAGGGAGGCGTGGTCGACAAGACCTTCCGCGCCGGCGAGAAAGTCAGGGAGGTGCGCCTGGAACGGCGGCCCGTGCAGTACACGTATACGGACGGCCACCTGCACTACTTCATGAACATGGAAACCTTCGAGCAGATTCCGATGTCTGAAGATCAGATCGGAGAGGACCAGCTCCAGTATCTGGAGGAGAACATGGAGTGTCAGAGCCTCACCCGTGACGGCGTCGTGCTCGCGATCGAACTGCCGCAGTTCGTCGAGCTGGAAATCGTCGAGACGGACCCCGGAGTGCGGGGGGACACCGCCCAGGGCGGGACGAAGCCGGCCCGGCTGGCGGCCGGCGCCGTGATCCAGGTGCCGCTCTTTGTAGAGAACGGCGATGTGGTGCGCGTCGACAGGACGGAAAACAAGTACATCACGCGGGTAACCTGA
- a CDS encoding Xaa-Pro peptidase family protein, translating to MTSRETRRGRLEAAMKAAGRRSVLVTAPSSVRYLSGFTGSAGVLWIPLEGPPVLVTDFRYEEQVRLEVAGPIRTHIGRDGWIRGVAEVAADAAGPIAFEAESLTVADHESLRGMLPDVVFVPLRDLIGTLRRVKTRDEVDAIERAVAVAERAFDRLLSSVEWSAAPSEREIATALEMELRRGGSDPLPFDPIVAAGERSALPHATPTDRRVEPGDLLLIDFGARVDGYCSDITRTFVRGTPEPWQATLHEQVLGAQTKARGTIGSGVACRDVDRAVRATFASHDMDGFFGHGTGHGIGLDVHEGPSLSSRSEDILEPGNVVTVEPGLYLPGRGGVRIEDDVRIGEAGARTLTRLPRALVQL from the coding sequence GTGACGTCGCGGGAAACGCGGCGCGGTCGGCTCGAAGCGGCGATGAAGGCCGCCGGGCGCCGGTCGGTCCTCGTTACCGCCCCATCCAGCGTCCGCTACCTGAGCGGGTTCACGGGTTCCGCCGGGGTTCTCTGGATCCCTCTCGAAGGTCCGCCCGTGCTCGTCACCGACTTCCGGTACGAGGAACAGGTGCGCCTGGAGGTGGCGGGTCCCATCCGCACCCATATCGGCCGCGACGGGTGGATCCGCGGCGTCGCCGAGGTGGCGGCGGACGCCGCGGGCCCCATCGCGTTCGAAGCCGAGAGCCTCACGGTCGCCGACCACGAATCTCTTCGGGGCATGCTCCCCGATGTCGTCTTCGTCCCACTCCGCGATCTCATCGGGACATTGCGGCGGGTGAAGACCCGCGACGAAGTGGACGCCATCGAACGGGCGGTCGCCGTCGCTGAGCGGGCGTTCGATCGGTTGCTGTCGAGCGTGGAGTGGTCCGCCGCCCCGAGCGAGCGCGAGATCGCGACCGCGCTCGAGATGGAACTCCGCCGCGGAGGCTCGGATCCGCTCCCCTTCGATCCCATCGTCGCGGCGGGAGAACGCTCCGCGCTTCCCCACGCGACGCCCACGGACCGGCGCGTCGAGCCGGGCGATCTGCTCCTCATCGACTTCGGCGCCCGCGTGGACGGCTACTGCAGCGACATCACGCGCACTTTCGTGCGGGGGACGCCGGAGCCCTGGCAGGCGACCCTTCACGAGCAGGTGCTCGGGGCGCAAACGAAGGCGCGCGGGACGATCGGCAGCGGGGTCGCGTGCCGGGACGTGGACCGGGCCGTGCGGGCGACGTTCGCCAGCCACGACATGGACGGCTTCTTCGGCCACGGCACCGGGCACGGGATCGGACTCGACGTGCACGAGGGCCCCAGCCTTTCGTCCCGCTCCGAAGATATCCTCGAGCCGGGAAACGTGGTGACAGTGGAACCGGGCTTGTATCTTCCCGGACGCGGCGGCGTGCGCATCGAGGACGATGTGCGGATAGGGGAGGCAGGTGCCCGCACGCTGACCCGCCTTCCTCGCGCCCTCGTCCAGCTCTAG
- the aroQ gene encoding type II 3-dehydroquinate dehydratase codes for MRIGVLNGPNLNLLGRREPHHYGTQTLAEIESLLGERAGADNISLLFFQSNDEGEIVDWVQANTGEVHAWLVNAAALTHTSVALRDALAGSGRPFVEVHLSNVFARESFRHTSVLSDLAIGVIAGFRASSYLFGLEALVQHLRRSAEAGTE; via the coding sequence ATCCGCATCGGCGTCCTGAACGGACCGAACCTCAATCTCCTCGGGCGCCGCGAGCCCCACCATTACGGCACGCAGACGCTGGCCGAGATCGAGTCGCTCCTTGGCGAGCGGGCGGGCGCGGACAACATCTCGCTGCTGTTCTTCCAGTCCAATGACGAAGGTGAGATCGTGGACTGGGTGCAGGCGAACACCGGCGAGGTGCATGCGTGGCTCGTAAACGCGGCCGCCCTGACCCACACGAGCGTGGCGCTCCGCGACGCCCTCGCGGGCTCCGGCCGCCCCTTCGTCGAGGTCCACCTCTCCAACGTGTTCGCTCGCGAGTCGTTCCGGCATACGTCGGTTCTCTCCGACCTCGCGATCGGCGTCATCGCCGGATTTCGGGCCTCCAGCTACCTGTTCGGTCTTGAGGCGCTCGTCCAGCATCTTCGCCGGAGCGCCGAGGCGGGAACGGAGTGA
- a CDS encoding SurA N-terminal domain-containing protein, which translates to MRKMRGSASLVMGIMAAAFVGWLVFDGINAMQGGNLGGQINPVVGQVGGQDIRYNEWNIFLQNQLAVSRTADRGMTDEDVRVVTERAWESLISATLIQAELDRLGVSVTDAEVRQAFFTQPPQEMLSYPGFQTDGQFDIDKYRRFFTDPATDETQLLQIEGYYRSILPRAKLQTLVQSGIYVSEEEAWRFYRDTNEQARVRFVRIDPALTVEDSEVSVSDDEIRRVYDERVDELIRPASARVNMVSISLRPSIADSLAARERAAALADRVRGGEDFAEVAMAESADSISGAEGGFMGKRPMSAFDPRLTEVAADAPLGQVTDPVETPFGLHVLQVDERSADSLALRQIYVPFQISGATEDSVFTLLDDLEDLALRTDITTAADSLGVTVRTDVQLLDGVDFVPGAGQLGVAREWALGPESEIGDLSDSFENPAGFHLVELLGRRDESTIPFEEAGIGIRAELLEEKKKERAAELAGGLLGAVAAGSSLDQAAEELGWSVEETGSFRRGDFVPGLGQGTEAVGFGFGADVGELSGALDAGDAVVVVEVLEREEATREEFEEVRDAVVGQLGFERSQQYVQKWLAALREDTAVEDHRSRLLLQQEAQPMIPGF; encoded by the coding sequence ATGCGGAAGATGCGCGGCAGCGCGAGCCTCGTGATGGGCATCATGGCCGCGGCCTTCGTGGGCTGGCTGGTGTTCGACGGGATCAACGCGATGCAGGGAGGGAACCTCGGCGGGCAGATCAACCCCGTCGTGGGGCAGGTCGGGGGACAGGACATCCGCTACAACGAGTGGAATATCTTCCTCCAGAACCAGCTTGCGGTGAGCCGCACGGCCGACCGCGGTATGACGGACGAGGACGTTCGCGTCGTGACCGAACGGGCGTGGGAGAGCCTGATCAGCGCAACGCTGATCCAGGCGGAACTGGATCGGCTCGGCGTCAGCGTGACCGATGCGGAGGTTCGGCAGGCGTTCTTCACGCAGCCACCGCAGGAGATGTTGAGCTACCCCGGGTTCCAGACGGACGGGCAGTTCGACATCGACAAGTACCGCCGGTTCTTCACGGACCCGGCGACGGATGAGACGCAACTGCTGCAGATCGAGGGCTACTACCGCTCGATCCTGCCGCGCGCGAAGCTGCAGACGCTCGTCCAGAGCGGGATTTACGTATCCGAGGAAGAAGCCTGGCGGTTCTATCGGGACACGAACGAGCAGGCCCGCGTCCGCTTCGTGCGGATCGACCCGGCGCTGACCGTGGAGGACTCGGAGGTCTCGGTGTCGGACGACGAAATCCGGCGGGTCTATGACGAACGCGTGGACGAACTCATCCGGCCCGCGAGCGCCCGCGTGAACATGGTCAGCATCTCGCTCCGACCCTCCATCGCCGATTCGCTCGCCGCCCGCGAACGGGCCGCCGCCCTCGCGGACCGCGTACGGGGGGGCGAGGATTTCGCCGAGGTGGCGATGGCGGAGTCCGCGGACTCCATCTCCGGCGCGGAGGGGGGCTTCATGGGCAAGCGTCCGATGAGCGCCTTCGACCCGCGCCTCACCGAGGTCGCCGCGGACGCCCCCCTCGGACAGGTCACGGATCCGGTCGAGACGCCGTTCGGACTACATGTCCTGCAGGTCGATGAGCGGAGCGCCGACTCGCTGGCGCTGCGCCAGATCTACGTCCCGTTCCAGATTTCCGGCGCGACCGAGGATTCGGTGTTCACGCTCCTCGACGACCTTGAGGATCTTGCGCTGCGCACGGATATCACGACGGCCGCCGACTCGCTCGGCGTGACGGTTCGCACCGATGTGCAGTTGCTGGACGGCGTGGACTTCGTTCCGGGCGCCGGCCAACTGGGCGTGGCGAGGGAGTGGGCCCTGGGCCCGGAGAGCGAGATCGGGGACCTGTCCGATTCGTTCGAGAACCCGGCGGGCTTTCACCTGGTCGAACTCCTGGGACGGCGTGACGAGAGCACGATTCCGTTCGAGGAGGCAGGGATCGGGATTCGTGCGGAGCTGCTCGAGGAGAAGAAGAAGGAACGAGCCGCGGAACTGGCCGGCGGGCTGCTCGGTGCGGTCGCGGCCGGAAGTTCTCTCGACCAGGCGGCGGAGGAACTTGGTTGGTCGGTCGAAGAGACCGGGTCATTCCGCCGGGGCGACTTCGTCCCGGGACTCGGTCAGGGCACGGAGGCGGTCGGCTTCGGATTTGGGGCCGATGTCGGTGAACTCAGCGGCGCCCTCGATGCCGGGGATGCGGTGGTCGTCGTGGAGGTCCTGGAGCGTGAAGAGGCCACGCGGGAGGAGTTCGAAGAGGTCAGAGACGCCGTGGTGGGGCAGCTGGGCTTCGAGCGTTCCCAGCAGTACGTGCAGAAGTGGCTGGCTGCGCTTCGCGAAGACACAGCGGTGGAGGATCACCGCTCGAGGCTCCTCCTCCAGCAGGAGGCCCAGCCCATGATCCCGGGCTTCTGA
- a CDS encoding twin-arginine translocase TatA/TatE family subunit, producing MFGLSPWELLLVFLAILLLFGAKRLPEIGSSLGRGIREFKGSIKEVEGDVRAEITGDTAPPSATSATQETAQARPANSEN from the coding sequence ATGTTCGGTCTGAGCCCATGGGAGTTGTTGCTCGTATTCCTCGCTATCCTGCTCCTCTTCGGCGCGAAGCGGCTTCCCGAGATCGGGAGTTCCCTGGGCCGCGGGATCCGGGAGTTCAAGGGCTCGATCAAGGAGGTCGAGGGCGACGTGCGGGCCGAGATCACGGGGGACACCGCGCCTCCATCGGCCACCTCCGCCACACAGGAGACCGCGCAGGCCCGCCCCGCCAATTCGGAAAACTAG
- a CDS encoding DUF4321 domain-containing protein, translated as MNFGSRRHRSPIRLVLIIAGGFVIGGLLTELATVTLPPSAARQFFITTVAASLQPLAFDLKVLAFTLGPIVLRLNVLSVVGVVLVAWFARSLL; from the coding sequence GTGAACTTCGGAAGCAGACGCCATCGTTCCCCGATACGCCTGGTCCTCATCATCGCGGGAGGATTCGTAATAGGGGGGCTGCTCACCGAACTCGCGACGGTTACGTTGCCCCCGTCAGCGGCGCGTCAGTTCTTCATCACAACGGTCGCGGCCTCACTGCAGCCGCTTGCATTCGATCTCAAGGTGCTCGCATTCACGCTGGGGCCGATCGTCCTGCGCTTGAACGTGTTGAGCGTCGTCGGGGTCGTGCTCGTCGCCTGGTTCGCCCGGTCGCTTCTCTGA
- a CDS encoding polyprenyl synthetase family protein, translating into MLPTTAIDLEQVRLPVADRLLAVERELRGMAPSGFEALDEVGDYLFARSGKLLRPTLLLLADGVGGRPSPDAVKLGAIVELLHVATLVHDDAVDHSARRRGRPTVNHRWTHQVAIIAGDYLYSRAVIEVVALGKLEQVALLADTANRMTIGEMRQLVLHDGLDFTREDYERLCEHKTASLMSAACELGTLSGAPQYRDALRAYGHHLGMAFQIVDDLLDYSSSTRVMGKPRGQDLQEHKVTLPLIAALPKMEWGERRAVEGLFADPEPSPEAVQEIVDLVEAHGGVETAREEARSRVDRARDQLRRLPASPCLEALRLAVDYVVERVR; encoded by the coding sequence ATGCTCCCGACCACCGCCATCGATCTGGAACAAGTCCGCCTGCCCGTCGCGGACCGGCTCCTCGCCGTCGAGCGCGAGCTCCGCGGGATGGCGCCATCGGGATTCGAGGCGCTCGACGAGGTGGGCGACTACCTGTTCGCGCGCTCGGGGAAGCTCCTTCGGCCCACCCTGCTCCTTCTCGCCGACGGGGTAGGAGGGCGCCCCTCCCCGGATGCCGTGAAGCTGGGGGCCATCGTGGAACTGCTGCATGTCGCGACGCTCGTACACGATGATGCGGTCGATCACTCCGCGAGGCGAAGAGGCCGGCCCACCGTCAACCACCGCTGGACGCACCAGGTCGCGATCATCGCGGGAGACTACCTCTATTCGCGCGCGGTCATCGAGGTCGTCGCGCTCGGCAAGCTCGAACAGGTCGCCCTTCTCGCCGATACGGCGAACCGCATGACGATCGGGGAAATGCGGCAACTCGTCCTCCACGATGGCCTCGACTTCACGAGGGAGGACTACGAGAGGCTGTGCGAACACAAGACGGCGTCTCTGATGTCCGCGGCGTGCGAGCTCGGGACCCTGTCGGGAGCGCCGCAATACCGGGACGCCCTGCGCGCGTACGGCCACCATCTGGGGATGGCGTTCCAGATCGTTGACGATCTGCTCGACTATTCATCATCGACGCGCGTGATGGGCAAGCCGCGTGGGCAGGACCTGCAGGAACACAAGGTGACGTTGCCCCTGATCGCCGCTCTGCCCAAGATGGAGTGGGGGGAGCGGCGCGCCGTCGAAGGGCTCTTCGCGGACCCGGAACCCTCTCCCGAAGCCGTGCAGGAGATCGTGGATCTCGTCGAAGCGCATGGAGGTGTGGAGACGGCTCGCGAGGAGGCGCGGTCGCGGGTGGACCGGGCACGGGACCAGCTCCGGCGTTTACCGGCGAGTCCGTGCCTCGAGGCGTTGCGCCTCGCGGTGGATTACGTCGTCGAGAGAGTACGGTAG